Proteins encoded together in one Salvelinus namaycush isolate Seneca chromosome 26, SaNama_1.0, whole genome shotgun sequence window:
- the LOC120021222 gene encoding carbonyl reductase [NADPH] 1-like, with product MSKKVAVVTGANKGTGFAIVRELCKAKFTGDVILTARNEKLGNEAVKMLKSEGFEVAFHHLDLCDQGSAKQLSNFLQKTYGGLDVLINNAGMSFKNDATEPFGEQAEVTMRTNFWGTLWVCHALLPLLRPNARVVNVSSFVSKKALDTCSPQLQAKFRDTELSEEELCLLMGQFVIAAQQGNHQAQGWPNTAYGTTKIGVTVLSRIQAHILTKTRAADGILLNACCPGWVRTDMAGPKALKSPEEGAQTPIYLALLPEGAKEPHGQLVWDKAVQEW from the exons ATGTCAAAAAAAGTGGCAGTAGTTACCGGTGCCAATAAAGGCACAGGATTTGCGATTGTGAGGGAGCTTTGCAAGGCAAAATTTACCGGGGATGTTATTCTTACTGCTCGAAATGAGAAACTTGGAAATGAGGCAGTGAAGATGCTGAAGTCTGAAGGATTTGAAGTTGCTTTCCACCACCTTGATCTCTGCGACCAGGGCAGCGCCAAGCAACTGAGTAACTTTCTGCAGAAGACGTATGGCGGATTGGATGTGCTTATTAACAACGCGGGAATGTCCTTTAAAA ATGATGCGACTGAGCCTTTTGGGGAACAGGCTGAGGTGACCATGCGCACCAACTTTTGGGGCACCCTGTGGGTGTGCCATGCTCTCCTACCCCTCCTCAGACCAAATGCCAGAGTGGTGAATGTCTCCAGCTTTGTTAGCAAGAAGGCTCTTGATACATGCAGCCCTCAACTACAAGCCAA GTTCCGTGATACTGAGCTCTCTGAGGAGGAGCTGTGCTTGCTGATGGGGCAGTTTGTTATTGCCGCTCAGCAGGGAAACCATCAGGCCCAGGGGTGGCCAAACACAGCCTATGGCACAACAAAG ATTGGAGTGACTGTGCTGTCCAGGATTCAGGCTCATATTCTGACTAAGACCCGGGCAGCTGATGGAATCCTGCTCAACGCCTGCTGCCCTGGCTGGGTCCGCACTGACATGGCAGGCCCCAAGGCCCTCAAGAGCCCTGAGGAAGGAGCACAGACTCCTATCTATCTGGCACTTCTTCCTGAAGGGGCCAAGGAGCCACATGGACAGTTGGTGTGGGACAAGGCCGTTCAGGAATGGTAG